One segment of Anopheles stephensi strain Indian chromosome 3, UCI_ANSTEP_V1.0, whole genome shotgun sequence DNA contains the following:
- the LOC118512973 gene encoding uncharacterized protein LOC118512973 gives MRTGMQLVALFSVTLALLLVFTEMASANPLSAHSELRLQSYELPAPSVVQSRSAMVQTLTCTNPTCSAQCRGRGYRRGSCTIGRCFCSYV, from the exons ATGCGTACCGGAATGCAGTTGGTTGCACTGTTCAGTGTGACATTAGCGCTGCTGCTAGTATTTACTGAGATGGCATCCGCTAACCCACTGTCAGCGC ATTCGGAGTTACGCCTGCAGTCCTATGAATTACCCGCGCCGAGTGTTGTGCAGTCCCGGAGTGCCATGGTGCAGACGCTCACCTGCACTAATCCCACCTGCTCTGCCCAGTGCCGTGGACGTGGCTATCGTCGAGGATCGTGCACGATCGGTCGTTGCTTCTGTTCGTACGTGTAG
- the LOC118510067 gene encoding cap-specific mRNA (nucleoside-2'-O-)-methyltransferase 2, whose protein sequence is MDFRSSRSTDPEVDLLFREQIVREASVQFEKKFQFETAPAGTPLPPLETLYRSPPYTVPALQEQKRHLNEVKNRLNDFEISDWHQHTRKRSSLLPILNELRYRIRAEFVTQAFAKLYECVSAYELINTDLRELGSVHLCEAPGAFVTGLNHYIRLNCAPRTQWNWFACTLNPYYEGNCPGNMIPDDRFILHTLDSWCFGADGTGDIMVRENRNAIIRRRQRFPTVHLVTADGSIDCLNVPEEQEERVAKLHLAETVLALSLLSAGQHFVLKMFTLFEHSSVSLLYLLNLCFGELHVFKPCTSKPGNSEVYIVAKYYRQPDGIDQYLELIYTHLQTDENALFEQSTIPDSFLEQLHSCTAHFVRWQTDVIESNIRYYRASDPLEDQRLTIFKQTIMEMFFDRYRITPIRNGERIVHGVKVSEGPNINQKESRGTFNERVQLAATTDANRKERLRSLRERLDYLTLTRQLFQPEAMLNDTPLRGGPENGFHHVQHELAFAIGKPIERVKSSKFALITCVRLLNDTIDLYRTVCSSNDGPLPCASNDPITVTGNTISIAVTGYASITNIAHHEKELFRTIVRTLFQLIQQDCITSPLEHSPATGNDPLELIVENWLPLTQVSVGLLYLLKLYVFKDVEALSPTRIAFRDLRNSGVTNLVGIHDAVLKAYTKASNARPGAAKSVLAIVPITSLLDGGFHYAMLNYNNALCLIFCARLLEEIKRSVV, encoded by the exons ATGGATTTCCGATCGTCCCGCAGCACCGACCCTGAGGTGGATCTGCTGTTCCGTGAGCAAATTGTCCGCGAAGCAAGCGTGCAGTTCGAGAAAAAGTTCCAGTTTGAAACGGCGCCGGCAGGCACACCACTTCCACCGCTAGAAACACTCTACCGCAGTCCGCCGTACACTGTACCAGCGCTACAGGAGCAGAAACGCCATCTCAATGAGGTGAAGAATCGGCTAAACGATTTCGAAATAAGCGACTGGCATCAGCACACCCGCAAACGATCGTCTCTACTGCCGATACTGAACGAACTGCGCTACCGAATCCGGGCTGAGTTTGTAACGCAAGCCTTTGCCAAACTGTACGAGTGTGTGTCCGCGTACGAGCTCATCAACACCGACCTGCGAGAGCTGGGCAGTGTGCATCTGTGCGAGGCACCGGGTGCGTTTGTCACCGGCCTAAATCACTACATCCGGCTGAACTGTGCACCGCGCACGCAATGGAACTGGTTCGCCTGCACGCTCAATCCTTACTACGAAGGAAACTGTCCGGGGAACATGATCCCGGACGACCGGTTCATACTGCACACACTCGACTCGTGGTGCTTCGGGGCAGACGGTACGGGCGATATAATGGTGCGGGAAAATCGCAACGCCATCATACGACGAAGGCAGCGCTTTCCAACG GTACATCTCGTCACAGCGGATGGATCGATCGATTGTCTTAACGTACCGGAAGAGCAGGAAGAACGTGTCGCTAAGCTACACCTAGCGGAAACCGTACTGGCCCTTAGCTTGCTTAGCGCCGGTCAACACTTTGTGCTGAAAATGTTCACCCTGTTCGAACATTCGAGCGTGAGTTTGCTGTACCTGTTAAACCTTTGCTTCGGTGAGCTGCACGTCTTCAAACCCTGCACCTCCAAACCGGGCAATTCGGAAGTTTACATCGTGGCCAAGTACTATCGACAGCCGGACGGAATCGATCAGTATCTGGAGCTAATTTACACCCACCTCCAGACCGATGAGAACGCACTGTTTGAACAATCGACGATACCGGACAGCTTTCTGGAACAGCTGCACAGCTGCACCGCTCACTTTGTCCGATGGCAGACGGACGTAATCGAAAGCAATATCCGGTACTACCGCGCGAGCGATCCGCTCGAAGACCAAAGACTGACCATATTTAAGCAAACCATCATGGAGATGTTTTTCGACCGCTATCGCATCACGCCCATACGCAACGGCGAGCGTATCGTGCACGGGGTGAAGGTATCGGAAGGTCCCAACATCAACCAGAAAGAATCGCGTGGCACGTTTAACGAGCGCGTCCAGCTAGCGGCCACCACCGATGCGAACCGGAAGGAAAGATTACGCTCGCTCCGTGAACGGTTAGATTATCTCACCCTAACACGGCAACTGTTTCAACCCGAAGCAATGCTTAACGATACCCCATTGAGAGGTGGTCCCGAGAATGGGTTTCATCACGTACAGCACGAACTAGCGTTCGCCATCGGGAAACCAATCGAACGGGTAAAAAGCTCCAAATTTGCACTCATTACCTGTGTGCGGTTATTAAACGATACGATCGATCTGTATCGAACGGTGTGTAGCAGCAATGATGGACCGTTACCTTGTGCCTCAAACGATCCTATAACCGTTACCGGAAACACCATCTCGATCGCTGTCACCGGGTACGCTTCGATCACGAATATCGCTCACCACGAGAAGGAACTCTTCCGTACGATCGTTCGAACGCTGTTTCAACTCATACAGCAAGATTGCATCACCTCACCGTTGGAACATTCGCCGGCGACAGGAAACGATCCACTCGAGTTAATCGTGGAAAATTGGCTTCCCCTAACGCAGGTAAGCGTCGGTTTGCTATACCTGCTGAAGCTGTACGTATTTAAGGATGTGGAAGCACTTTCGCCCACACGTATCGCGTTTCGAGATTTACGCAACAGTGGAGTTACGAATCTGGTCGGCATACATGATGCGGTGCTTAAGGCGTACACGAAAGCGTCCAATGCCCGTCCCGGTGCCGCTAAATCGGTTCTAGCGATCGTTCCCATCACATCACTGCTGGACGGTGGTTTTCATTACGCGATGCTCAACTACAACAATGCGCTGTGCTTAATCTTCTGCGCCCGGCTGTTGGAAGAGATAAAGAGAAGCGttgtttga